The following is a genomic window from Marinilabiliales bacterium.
TTTCCGGGGGCGGGCGGCCAGAAAACAGGATAAAAAAAGGAGATTTGTTAATTGCCGGCTGCGGATAGTTTGCCGAAATGGTTATTTTTACCATAAATATTCTGCTGAAGCCATGATTGCCGTGAAATTCAGATTCAGGGACCATATCAGCCGGACGTTGTTGCGGACTGCTTTGATGGCGGTGCTGCTGCCGGCTGCCACCCATGGCGCTGATGCAATTCCGGAATCTCCCGGGTCGGTGCAGGACTCTTCCCGTATTTATAATAACCTTGGAATTGACAGTTACCAGTCAGGCAACTTTGAACAGGCGGAGTATTTTTTTAAACGGGAACTAGATATCAAGAGAAGGGAGCTAGGAGCCATGTCGTCCGACATGGTTTCGACATACTCAAACCTTGGTGCCGTAAGCAGGAGGCTCAACAACAGCACCGAGGCCATGCAATATTACGATACGGCTGCGCACATCGGTATCATGCATTACGGTAATGATCACCGGTGGCTGGGTGCCGTGTACCAGAACCAGGCTAACCTGCTCAGGGAGCAGGGGGACTTTGCCAGGGCGCACACCTATTACGACAATGCCCTGCGCATATTCATCATGAACGATCTTCACGGGAACATTGGGACACTCTACAATAACAAGGGCATTGCATTGGAGCGGTCGGGTGACCTGGCGAATGCCAAAAATTATTACCTGCAGGCGATAGAGATACGCCGGGAGTTTGATCCGGACCGGCTCTACCTCCCCCTTCTTAACCTGGCGAACTGCCATGCGGCCTCCGGTGATACGGTGGCCGCAGATGAATATTACCGTCTTGCCGTTGATGCGGCGGCAGACTTGTGGGGGAGCGGACACATTAACCTGGCGCCGGCCCTTATGAATTACGGGATATTCCTTGTTTCAGATTCCGTTGAACCGGCAAGGGGCTTTGAGAAGCTTATGCGTGCACTTGAGATCTACAGGTCACAGGATGGGGACAAGGGTCCGCATTTATCAATGAATCTTCTGAACATTGGTTATTATTATGAAGTTACCGGGAACAGGGAAGCTGCACTGCAGTATTACCAGGAATCGCTTGTTGCCAACAGCACTACATTCAGCTCTGCCGATCCACGGGTGCATCCCGGCGATGATGATCATGTTTTTGCAGGGGATATTGCTATAAACAGCCTCAGGCATAAAGCGCTGGCCTTTTATAATATGTCATACAACGGGAATCGTCGCGAAATGCTGGAGGAGAGCCTCTTAACATTCCAGGCGGCAATCGCTCTCATAGAAAGGATGAGGACCGGCTACCACTCCGAGGAGAGCCGCATGATACTTGCGGCAAATGAGCACGAGGTGTTCATGCATGCCTTGCATGTTTCTGAAAAACTGTACCGGCTCACTGGAGAGAGGAAGTTTCTTGAAACAGCCTTCAGCTTTTCTGAAAGAAGCAAGGCATCAGGGTTGCTGGCCTCCATCAGGAATATTGAGGCACGCGCCTTCGGTGGTGTGCCTGAAGAGCTTATTGCAGAGGAGCAAAGTCTCAGCAGGCGGCTGGCTGCATACAGGGAGCTGATCCATGAGGAGCAGAGGCTGCCTGAACCGGACAATGGTAAAATATTGCTCTGGCAGGAAAGGATCTTTTCGCTTGAAAAAGAGTTGCTATCGCTCATAAACCGTCTTGAGGAGGAATACCCCGGTTACCACGCACTGAAGTACAATCCCGAAACCATTCCGGTAGATAAGGCAATGGGGGGGCTGGGGTCCCGCGACGCGATGGTATCCTACGTTTACAATGATTCTGTTGTCCACATTTTTGCGCTCACCAACAGGGATGCCAGGTTCTGGTCTGTTCCCACCGGCAACCAGGTTGAAGGGTATCTTGACAGGATGCTCGAAGTGCTTTCGGGCGGCAACATTGAACGCAATGTGACGGAGGATTTCAATACTTTCTTCGAATCATCCCGTTTCTTTTACCGGCTTCTGCTTGAGAGGGTGATTGAGTTTACCGGGAGCAGGAGGCTTATCATTGTGCCGGACGGAATTCTTTCCTATCTGCCTTTCGAGCTGCTTCTTACTTCAGATAGCGGACTGGGTGGTAACAATTACAGGATACTGCCGTATCTGCTGAGGGATCTTCCAGTATCGTATTCTTATTCTGCGACCCTGTGGAAGGAGAGCAGGCGTAAATCAACCCTGTCAGGCAGAAGAGTGCTTGCAATGGCCCCCGGTTATGAGTATTCAGAGGGTTCGGCTGGGGAAACTGCCAGTAGCAGGCAGTATTACAGGGACAAGCTTGTACCTCTTCCGGGGGCAAGGGAGGAAGCCATGAAAGTTGCTGCACTTATGGAAGGCAAGGTGCTGCTTGATAATGAAGCGACTGAGGATAGATTCAAACAGATTGCCGGTGAATTTGACCTCCTCCATTTTGCGATGCATACACTGATAGATGATGACAACCCGATGTTCTCAAAGCTTGTTTTTGCAGATACCGGTACCGGTACCGGTCGCGAAGACGGGCTTCTAAATACCTACGAGATATACAATCTTGAGCTGAATGCCGGACTTGCAGTGCTGAGCTCCTGCAGGAGCGGGTACGGCACAATTAACCGCGGTGAAGGTGTAATGAGCCTTGCAAGGGGCTTCCTTTATGCCGGTGTTCCGTCAATAGTGATGACCCACTGGGAGATCGAAGATAAATCGGGCGCCGAGATCATGATTGGTTTTTACCGGTATCTGCTGAGAGGGCACCGTAAAGATGAGGCTTTGCGGAGGGCGCGGATTGATTTTATTGAAAATGCAGATCTGCTCAGGTCGCATCCCTACTTCTGGGGAGCATATGTATGTATCGGTGATCCGGACAGGCTTTTCGGATCATTCAGGCATTACTATCCTGTTGTCACTTTCGTTCTGTTTACCCTCCTGATAATTTTTGCAGTCTGGCGCGGATTTTTTTTCGGTAAAAGAACAGCCTGAAGACTGTCGCCGGAACAGTCTGATGACTGTCGCCGGTATGGCCTGATGACTATCGCCGGCATGGCCTGGTGAATGTTGCCGGAACGGCTGGGTGAATTCAGCTATTCCTCTCTGCTGCGTTTTATCCTTTGCAGTTCGATATATTCAGGGTCATCATTGATCAGATTCATCAGCTGCTGCATGCACAGGTATTTCTTCCTTCTGCCGTACTCTTCGCTTCCGTATTTCATTATTGATGCAATCTCCCTGAATGGTCTTTTCTTCAAAAACATTTTAATAACTCTCTTGCAATCTCCCGGCAGTTTCCTGTAATGGCGCTGATAGATCTTTTCGCTTTGGTTGTTAAGGTATTCAATGTACTCACTGTCACCGATCCCTTCCTGGGCGGCATCAGAGGAAGTATCCTGATATGCAGTGTAATCAGCGCTTATGCCGGTGCCAGCGCTTTGGTCGCTGTATTCACTCTCATCAGTTTCTTCTCTTTCTGTGCTTTCATCAATTTCATCGCTCAGGTCAATCTCGCCGCTTATGCCGCTTTCGTTTCCGGAATCCCATGATGCCGGTGACAACTCATCCTCAATTCTGTCATAATGGATATTATGACTTACGTTTTTATGCCTGAACCACAGAAACCGGCAAATTACAATGAAATAGTTGTGAAAGGAGGTTTTAATTTCAAGCTCGCCCTTTGC
Proteins encoded in this region:
- a CDS encoding CHAT domain-containing protein; translated protein: MQKFSGFRTGFRGRAARKQDKKRRFVNCRLRIVCRNGYFYHKYSAEAMIAVKFRFRDHISRTLLRTALMAVLLPAATHGADAIPESPGSVQDSSRIYNNLGIDSYQSGNFEQAEYFFKRELDIKRRELGAMSSDMVSTYSNLGAVSRRLNNSTEAMQYYDTAAHIGIMHYGNDHRWLGAVYQNQANLLREQGDFARAHTYYDNALRIFIMNDLHGNIGTLYNNKGIALERSGDLANAKNYYLQAIEIRREFDPDRLYLPLLNLANCHAASGDTVAADEYYRLAVDAAADLWGSGHINLAPALMNYGIFLVSDSVEPARGFEKLMRALEIYRSQDGDKGPHLSMNLLNIGYYYEVTGNREAALQYYQESLVANSTTFSSADPRVHPGDDDHVFAGDIAINSLRHKALAFYNMSYNGNRREMLEESLLTFQAAIALIERMRTGYHSEESRMILAANEHEVFMHALHVSEKLYRLTGERKFLETAFSFSERSKASGLLASIRNIEARAFGGVPEELIAEEQSLSRRLAAYRELIHEEQRLPEPDNGKILLWQERIFSLEKELLSLINRLEEEYPGYHALKYNPETIPVDKAMGGLGSRDAMVSYVYNDSVVHIFALTNRDARFWSVPTGNQVEGYLDRMLEVLSGGNIERNVTEDFNTFFESSRFFYRLLLERVIEFTGSRRLIIVPDGILSYLPFELLLTSDSGLGGNNYRILPYLLRDLPVSYSYSATLWKESRRKSTLSGRRVLAMAPGYEYSEGSAGETASSRQYYRDKLVPLPGAREEAMKVAALMEGKVLLDNEATEDRFKQIAGEFDLLHFAMHTLIDDDNPMFSKLVFADTGTGTGREDGLLNTYEIYNLELNAGLAVLSSCRSGYGTINRGEGVMSLARGFLYAGVPSIVMTHWEIEDKSGAEIMIGFYRYLLRGHRKDEALRRARIDFIENADLLRSHPYFWGAYVCIGDPDRLFGSFRHYYPVVTFVLFTLLIIFAVWRGFFFGKRTA
- a CDS encoding sigma-70 family RNA polymerase sigma factor: MNISNNPAVEKYSDKSILDGIRQRKNIILEYIYNEYFPQILRIVVRHGGDEQDARDLFQEGLIIIFNKLAKGELEIKTSFHNYFIVICRFLWFRHKNVSHNIHYDRIEDELSPASWDSGNESGISGEIDLSDEIDESTEREETDESEYSDQSAGTGISADYTAYQDTSSDAAQEGIGDSEYIEYLNNQSEKIYQRHYRKLPGDCKRVIKMFLKKRPFREIASIMKYGSEEYGRRKKYLCMQQLMNLINDDPEYIELQRIKRSREE